CGATATTGATGGTGTATTTTCCGATGTATTGACATTACATCCATCCGGAGAATTGATGCGCTCCATGAATGTAAAAGATGGTTATGCAGTACAATATGCCCGGAAAAAAGGTTATCCCGTTGCCATTATTACCGGAGGCAATACGGAATCTATCCGCATTCGTTTTGCTGCTTTGGGAGTAGATGATATTTATTTGTGTTCATCTGATAAGATCCACGATCTACGGGATTTTGAAATGCGTCACCAACTTAATTCCGAACAGATCCTGTATATGGGTGATGATATTCCTGATATAGAGGTCATGCAACACTGCGGTGTGGCAACCTGTCCTGCTGATGCTGCAACAGAGATCAGAGAAATAGCAGATTATATCTCACCAAAAGCTGCAGGAAAAGGTTGTGTGCGTGATATCATCGAGCAAACACTCCGTCTTCATGGAAGATGGTTCGAAGAAGATGCCCATAAATGGTAAATTTTTGTTCTTTTTATCAAAGAAAAACATACTTTTGTCAAAAAAATGACAATCATATGTTGTTCCATAAAATCAAATAACATATTTTTGCCTCAAATTGTTAGTTATGAATAGAGTAGGTAGAGTTATATTGTTTTTTACATTCTTACTAATTTTTGAAAACGCACACAGTCAGCCTTTTATAGATCTCCGCCTCCAGCCGAGAGTTTTACCTGGCGACGAAATTTCCTTAGAAGAAGATGAGTTAAGTTTAGATTCACTGGCATTTTTAGCCAACATCGGGACCATTGATTCCACCATGGTTCCAGCCTCAAAACTGTATAATTATATCTGGTGTAACCGTTATGTGAATCCTTATAATCAACGTGTGATCGACATGACCGATACGGTACTGATCGACTTTTCCCAGTATTGTCATCCTAATAAAAACGTGGTTACTTCTGATTTCGGATTCCGGAGAGGGTGGCGTTTCCACTATGGAATTGATACAAGATTGAAAACCGGAGATCCTATCTGCAGTTCATTCGACGGGATGATACGTATTGTTAATCGGGGACGCGCATATGGAAATTATGTCGTTATACGGCATTTTAATGGATTGGAAACAGTGTACGGGCATTTGAGTAAAACCATGGTAAAAGTTAACCAGGTCGTACGTGCCGGAGAAGTGATAGGGTTGGGCGGAAATACAGGTCGTTCAACAGGGCCGCATCTGCATTATGAAATACGTTATTTGGGGCAACCCATATCCCCACGCGATCTGATAGATTTTGAATCCTATACGGCTATATATCGGAAATTTAATTTAAGCTCAGGTTATTTTGCGTATGTCAAGGATGTGGAAAAAGTACGTTTTTACACTGTTAGGAATGGTGATACGCTATATGGTATTTCCCGCAAGATAGGGGTGAGTATGGACAAACTTTGCCAATTGAATAACATCCGGAAAAGTTCCGTAATAAAACCCGGCCAAAAGTTAAGATACACGTAAGTCCTATTTTATTGATCTCACAACCATTTTATTTTTGTTCGTAAAAAATACGAACAGTTTTTATAAAAAAGACTTGTGAATAA
This Bacteroidales bacterium DNA region includes the following protein-coding sequences:
- a CDS encoding peptidoglycan DD-metalloendopeptidase family protein, giving the protein MNRVGRVILFFTFLLIFENAHSQPFIDLRLQPRVLPGDEISLEEDELSLDSLAFLANIGTIDSTMVPASKLYNYIWCNRYVNPYNQRVIDMTDTVLIDFSQYCHPNKNVVTSDFGFRRGWRFHYGIDTRLKTGDPICSSFDGMIRIVNRGRAYGNYVVIRHFNGLETVYGHLSKTMVKVNQVVRAGEVIGLGGNTGRSTGPHLHYEIRYLGQPISPRDLIDFESYTAIYRKFNLSSGYFAYVKDVEKVRFYTVRNGDTLYGISRKIGVSMDKLCQLNNIRKSSVIKPGQKLRYT
- a CDS encoding HAD hydrolase family protein, translating into MTFKEKLNQIKAFAFDIDGVFSDVLTLHPSGELMRSMNVKDGYAVQYARKKGYPVAIITGGNTESIRIRFAALGVDDIYLCSSDKIHDLRDFEMRHQLNSEQILYMGDDIPDIEVMQHCGVATCPADAATEIREIADYISPKAAGKGCVRDIIEQTLRLHGRWFEEDAHKW